One Halomonas sp. THAF5a genomic region harbors:
- the gatA gene encoding Asp-tRNA(Asn)/Glu-tRNA(Gln) amidotransferase subunit GatA → MHDKTLTELAASLAAGEFSSRELTESLLARIERLDGEINSFITVTPEQALAAADAADAARARGEAGPLTGLPLALKDIFCTTGVKTSAGSKMLDNFVAPYDATVVERLNAAGAVSLGKTNMDEFAMGSSNENSFFGPVKNPWDTAAVPGGSSGGSAAAVAAGLVPATLGTDTGGSIRQPAAFCGITGLKPTYGRVSRYGIIAYASSLDQAGPMARTAEDCAHLLGAIAGHDLRDSTSVARGVPDYTAELDAPLAGLKIGLPTEYFGEGLDPEVESAVREAIRVYESLGATVREVSLPHTHFAIPAYYVIAPAEASSNLARYDGVRFGHRCEAPTDLTDLYLRSRAEGFGEEVKRRILMGTHTLSEGFFDAYYKKAQQVRRLIRQDFLDAFDEVDVLMGPASPTPAFDLGAKKDPVSMYLQDIYTIAINLAGIPGISVPAGFAGGRPVGLQVLGTHFAEARLLNVAHQFQQATDWHLHRPALAEESL, encoded by the coding sequence ATGCATGACAAGACACTGACGGAACTCGCCGCCAGCCTCGCGGCCGGCGAGTTCTCCAGCCGCGAGCTCACCGAGAGCCTGCTCGCGCGCATCGAGCGCCTCGACGGCGAGATCAACAGCTTTATCACCGTGACCCCGGAGCAGGCGCTGGCCGCCGCCGATGCCGCCGACGCGGCCCGCGCCCGGGGCGAGGCCGGCCCGCTCACCGGACTGCCACTGGCGCTCAAGGACATCTTCTGCACCACCGGCGTGAAGACCAGCGCCGGCTCGAAGATGCTCGACAACTTCGTGGCGCCCTACGACGCCACCGTGGTCGAGCGGCTCAATGCCGCCGGCGCCGTGAGCCTGGGCAAGACCAACATGGACGAGTTCGCCATGGGCTCGTCCAACGAGAACAGCTTTTTCGGGCCGGTGAAGAATCCCTGGGACACCGCGGCGGTGCCCGGCGGCTCCTCCGGCGGCAGCGCCGCCGCCGTGGCCGCGGGTCTGGTGCCCGCCACCCTGGGCACCGACACCGGCGGCTCGATCCGCCAGCCGGCCGCCTTCTGCGGCATCACCGGCCTGAAGCCTACCTACGGGCGCGTCTCGCGCTACGGCATCATCGCCTACGCCTCGAGCCTCGACCAGGCGGGCCCCATGGCGCGCACGGCCGAGGACTGCGCCCACCTGCTCGGCGCCATCGCCGGCCATGACCTGCGCGACTCCACCAGCGTGGCGCGCGGCGTGCCGGACTACACCGCCGAGCTCGACGCGCCCCTCGCGGGACTCAAGATCGGCCTGCCGACCGAGTACTTCGGCGAGGGCCTCGACCCCGAGGTCGAGAGCGCCGTGCGCGAGGCGATCCGCGTCTACGAGTCGCTGGGTGCCACGGTGCGCGAGGTGAGCCTGCCGCACACCCACTTCGCCATCCCCGCCTACTACGTCATCGCCCCGGCGGAGGCTTCCTCCAACCTGGCGCGCTACGACGGCGTGCGCTTCGGCCACCGCTGCGAGGCCCCCACCGACCTCACCGACCTCTACCTGCGCAGCCGCGCCGAGGGCTTCGGCGAGGAGGTCAAGCGGCGCATCCTGATGGGCACCCACACCCTCTCCGAGGGCTTCTTCGACGCCTACTACAAGAAGGCCCAGCAGGTGCGCCGGCTGATCCGCCAGGACTTCCTCGACGCCTTCGACGAGGTCGACGTGCTGATGGGCCCGGCCTCGCCGACCCCGGCCTTCGACCTGGGGGCGAAGAAGGATCCGGTCTCGATGTACCTGCAGGACATCTACACCATCGCCATCAACCTGGCGGGCATCCCCGGCATCAGCGTGCCGGCCGGCTTCGCCGGCGGCCGCCCGGTGGGCCTGCAGGTCCTCGGCACCCACTTCGCCGAGGCGCGGCTGCTCAACGTCGCCCACCAGTTCCAGCAGGCCACCGACTGGCACCTGCATCGTCCCGCTCTCGCCGAGGAGTCCCTGTGA
- the gatB gene encoding Asp-tRNA(Asn)/Glu-tRNA(Gln) amidotransferase subunit GatB: protein MQWETVIGLEVHVQLATRSKIFSGASTAFGAEPNSQACAVDLGMPGVLPVLNEAAVAMAVQFGLGIHAEIPEVSVFDRKNYFYPDLPKGYQTSQMYHPIVGPGEVEITLDDGSTKAIRVHHAHLEEDAGKSLHEDFHGMTGIDLNRAGTPLLEIVSEPDMRSAKEAAAYLKAIHSIVTYLGISDGNMAEGSMRCDVNVSVRPKGQAEFGTRAEIKNVNSFRFVERAIAFEVERQIELLEDGGEVVQETRLFDPERDETRSMRTKEEANDYRYFPCPDLLPVVLDQAYVDHLRDNLPELPADKRARFQDALGLSAYDAGVLSASREMAEFFERVKDVCGDAKLAANWVQGELSGALNREGLPIQNSPVSADQLGELVARVKDETINGKAAKQVFQALWNGEGESADAIIEAKGLKQVTDTGAIEAMIDQVIADSPAQVAQYRDAEPDKRGKMIGYFVGQVMKASRGTANPQQVNALLKEKLDALC, encoded by the coding sequence ATGCAATGGGAAACCGTGATCGGGCTGGAGGTCCACGTCCAGCTCGCCACCCGTTCCAAGATCTTCTCCGGCGCCTCGACCGCCTTCGGCGCCGAGCCCAACAGCCAGGCCTGCGCCGTCGACCTGGGCATGCCCGGCGTGCTGCCGGTGCTCAACGAGGCCGCCGTGGCCATGGCCGTGCAGTTCGGCCTGGGCATCCACGCCGAGATCCCCGAGGTCTCGGTGTTCGACCGCAAGAACTACTTCTACCCGGACCTGCCCAAGGGCTACCAGACCAGCCAGATGTATCACCCCATCGTCGGCCCCGGCGAGGTGGAGATCACCCTGGATGACGGCAGCACCAAGGCCATCCGGGTCCACCACGCCCACCTCGAGGAGGACGCCGGCAAGTCGCTCCACGAGGACTTTCACGGCATGACCGGCATCGACCTGAACCGCGCCGGCACGCCGCTGCTCGAGATCGTCTCCGAGCCGGACATGCGCTCGGCCAAGGAGGCCGCGGCCTACCTCAAGGCGATCCACTCCATCGTCACCTACCTCGGCATCAGCGACGGCAACATGGCCGAAGGCTCGATGCGCTGCGACGTCAACGTCTCGGTACGCCCCAAGGGCCAGGCCGAGTTCGGGACCCGCGCCGAGATCAAGAACGTCAACTCCTTCCGCTTCGTCGAGCGGGCCATCGCCTTCGAGGTGGAGCGCCAGATCGAGCTGCTCGAGGATGGCGGCGAGGTGGTCCAGGAGACCCGCCTCTTTGATCCCGAGCGCGACGAGACCCGCAGCATGCGCACCAAGGAGGAAGCCAACGACTACCGCTACTTCCCCTGCCCTGACCTGCTGCCGGTGGTGCTCGACCAGGCCTACGTCGATCACCTGCGCGACAACCTGCCGGAGCTGCCCGCCGACAAGCGCGCCCGCTTCCAGGACGCGCTGGGACTCTCCGCCTACGACGCCGGCGTGCTCTCGGCGAGCCGCGAGATGGCCGAGTTCTTCGAGCGGGTCAAGGACGTCTGCGGGGATGCCAAGCTGGCCGCCAACTGGGTCCAGGGCGAGCTTTCCGGCGCCCTGAACCGCGAGGGCCTGCCGATCCAGAACAGCCCCGTCTCGGCCGACCAGCTGGGCGAGCTGGTCGCCCGGGTGAAGGACGAGACCATCAACGGCAAGGCCGCCAAGCAGGTCTTCCAGGCGCTGTGGAACGGCGAGGGCGAGAGCGCCGACGCCATCATCGAGGCCAAGGGCCTCAAGCAGGTCACCGACACCGGCGCCATCGAGGCGATGATCGACCAGGTGATCGCGGACAGCCCCGCCCAGGTGGCCCAGTACCGCGACGCCGAGCCCGACAAGCGCGGCAAGATGATCGGCTACTTCGTCGGCCAGGTGATGAAGGCCTCACGAGGCACCGCCAACCCCCAGCAGGTCAACGCCCTGCTCAAGGAAAAGCTCGACGCCCTGTGCTGA
- a CDS encoding DUF6435 family protein, translating into MFGLFKTDPQKKLQKQYEEKLEQAMLAARNGDMRANASLTEEAEALREEIEKLKQA; encoded by the coding sequence ATGTTCGGACTCTTCAAGACCGACCCGCAGAAGAAGCTTCAGAAGCAGTACGAGGAGAAGCTCGAGCAGGCGATGCTGGCCGCCCGAAACGGCGACATGCGGGCCAACGCCTCGCTGACCGAGGAGGCGGAAGCGCTGCGTGAGGAGATCGAGAAACTGAAGCAGGCCTGA
- a CDS encoding LacI family DNA-binding transcriptional regulator, protein MEKPKRAGVREVAKLAGVSVATVSRALNTPNKVSDTTVERVRKAADHLNFIPNSSARALSSSRTRSIGIVIPTLENLTFAKFIDALESALSAKDYNLVVSTTQKGKIPESEKIRRLVNIGVEALILPGASHSKESIDYLKKLSIPCIYSSIYSQSPSSTTIGYDNYNLAKELARHLIDLGHERIAILSGQIDNNDRAHLRYQGARAEIDKLTSSDSRLDRFVDISTSAAHQAVTLLYDHEKACLRNNITALLCLSDVLAIGALFSLEKLGLHVPDDVSVVGFDNIEMSEFTNPPLTTIDLPVHDMGTKIADEIIAHLETGKAINSQLLEAQLIIRESSGPAC, encoded by the coding sequence ATGGAAAAACCCAAGAGAGCAGGTGTCAGGGAAGTCGCCAAGCTGGCCGGCGTGTCCGTTGCAACGGTCTCTCGGGCACTCAACACCCCAAATAAAGTGTCGGACACCACGGTCGAGAGAGTACGCAAGGCCGCCGACCATCTCAATTTCATACCCAACAGCTCGGCCAGGGCGCTCTCCAGCAGCCGAACCAGGTCGATCGGCATCGTGATCCCGACGCTGGAAAACCTGACATTCGCTAAGTTCATTGATGCGCTTGAAAGCGCCTTGTCAGCAAAAGATTACAACCTGGTCGTCTCTACCACACAAAAGGGAAAAATCCCCGAGAGCGAAAAAATAAGGAGGCTGGTCAACATCGGCGTAGAGGCCTTGATCCTCCCCGGCGCGAGCCATAGCAAGGAAAGCATCGATTACCTGAAAAAACTATCGATCCCATGTATCTACAGCAGCATCTACAGCCAGAGCCCATCGTCGACCACCATCGGGTATGACAACTACAACCTGGCGAAAGAACTGGCCAGGCACCTGATTGACCTAGGGCATGAACGCATTGCCATCCTGTCGGGCCAGATTGACAACAATGACAGGGCTCATCTTCGCTACCAGGGCGCGCGAGCTGAAATCGACAAGCTCACCTCTTCGGATAGCCGACTCGATCGGTTTGTCGATATATCGACGAGTGCGGCACACCAAGCAGTCACTCTGCTTTATGACCATGAGAAGGCATGCCTCAGAAACAACATCACAGCGCTACTCTGCCTCAGTGATGTCCTGGCCATCGGCGCCCTGTTTTCCCTCGAGAAGTTAGGCTTGCACGTTCCCGACGATGTCTCCGTGGTAGGCTTCGATAACATCGAGATGTCGGAGTTTACCAACCCGCCATTGACGACCATTGATCTTCCCGTACACGATATGGGCACGAAGATTGCTGATGAAATCATTGCCCACCTGGAAACCGGCAAAGCCATCAACTCACAGCTGTTAGAGGCACAGTTGATCATCCGCGAGAGTTCTGGACCGGCATGCTGA
- a CDS encoding sodium:solute symporter yields the protein MEWYYTYTVVYFSFMFLIGGYYFLKVKTSDAYLIAGWNMSYWKITGTIISTWCGAAAFIGWVGMGFSKGVSGYFMFALPGIFVSLLLIVFFSRPLRRQKLYTLADLFSRRFGRRAGLLPSIFSAFVYSVPATALQMVGMSTVFNVVFGVELDLAILLSFALILGFTILGGLEATIVTDALQSVIVIAGIVVLAYFAVQYAGGIDAALINTDREYLVPIPSGKTWEVVTFALTVAPFYLVWQSTWQRIFASKTEDVAIRAGVSGFGIVIVISFLPYCIGVLARQFVPLETSPDLVFSFVTMELLHPALGGLVVVGLMSALMTGADSYILQGSSNLAHDLYGNFVNKNATEAQKMRSARISVVVISLLSLGVAFLMTDIISMYQWALRISATTLIFPFLAVMFWKRVTSKGCIASMALALSTTAVWPLFVDSIDPAYPGFIISFLSLLVVSLMSEHGVREDVRAFYWSGRQEQVSPSFSDATDAV from the coding sequence ATGGAATGGTATTACACATACACCGTGGTGTATTTTTCTTTCATGTTCTTGATAGGGGGATATTACTTTCTCAAGGTAAAAACTTCCGATGCCTACCTGATCGCTGGCTGGAACATGAGCTACTGGAAGATCACCGGCACGATTATCAGCACTTGGTGTGGTGCTGCTGCCTTTATTGGGTGGGTCGGAATGGGGTTTTCCAAAGGGGTTTCCGGCTATTTCATGTTCGCTCTGCCGGGAATCTTTGTCAGCCTGTTGCTGATCGTCTTTTTCAGCCGTCCCTTGAGACGGCAGAAGCTGTACACACTGGCCGATCTCTTTTCACGTAGGTTTGGGCGCCGCGCCGGCCTGTTGCCATCCATCTTTTCTGCCTTTGTCTATTCGGTGCCTGCGACCGCATTGCAAATGGTCGGGATGAGCACGGTTTTCAATGTCGTGTTCGGAGTTGAGCTCGACCTTGCAATATTACTGTCTTTCGCCCTGATCCTAGGGTTCACGATCTTGGGTGGCCTCGAGGCCACGATCGTGACCGACGCATTACAGAGCGTCATCGTCATAGCTGGCATCGTCGTCCTGGCCTATTTTGCTGTCCAGTATGCTGGCGGTATAGATGCAGCCCTGATAAATACGGATCGAGAGTATCTGGTCCCTATTCCTTCTGGTAAGACCTGGGAGGTCGTGACATTCGCCTTGACGGTTGCTCCCTTCTACCTCGTTTGGCAGTCTACCTGGCAACGGATCTTTGCATCGAAAACAGAAGATGTGGCGATCAGGGCTGGCGTCAGCGGCTTTGGGATCGTGATCGTCATCTCCTTCCTTCCCTACTGCATTGGTGTCCTGGCTCGGCAATTTGTCCCCCTGGAAACTTCCCCGGATCTCGTGTTCTCCTTTGTCACCATGGAGTTGCTGCATCCGGCGCTTGGCGGGCTGGTGGTCGTGGGCCTGATGTCGGCGCTCATGACCGGGGCGGACTCCTATATCCTCCAGGGAAGCTCCAACCTGGCACATGACCTGTACGGTAATTTTGTCAACAAGAATGCGACGGAAGCCCAGAAAATGCGTTCCGCAAGGATTAGTGTGGTTGTCATATCCTTGCTGTCACTAGGCGTGGCATTCTTGATGACCGATATCATTTCCATGTACCAGTGGGCTCTCAGGATTTCAGCCACGACACTGATCTTCCCCTTCCTCGCCGTCATGTTCTGGAAGCGTGTGACCTCGAAAGGCTGTATCGCCAGTATGGCGCTGGCTCTCAGCACAACGGCAGTATGGCCTCTGTTTGTTGATAGTATCGACCCCGCTTACCCTGGTTTCATCATCTCTTTTCTTTCGCTTCTGGTCGTGAGCCTGATGAGTGAGCATGGAGTCAGAGAGGATGTGAGAGCGTTTTACTGGTCAGGAAGACAAGAGCAAGTTTCTCCTTCCTTCTCCGATGCTACTGACGCGGTGTAA
- a CDS encoding glycine zipper 2TM domain-containing protein — protein sequence MSKSIVVGSTLAVLGLGGIALGAWQVQDAQRGPEYAQITNVETLTRTVETPREVCRDVVVQQQAPTRDPHSVVGTAAGAIVGGLLGNQVGGGSGKKIATVAGAIGGGLAGREVQRRVEAGQTTTTTQRQCETVVDTREETTGYEVTWRHGEAVQTTRLDHRPQGDRVLLEEGRPQWDAVASRET from the coding sequence ATGAGCAAGTCGATCGTGGTGGGCTCCACCCTGGCCGTGCTGGGCCTGGGCGGCATCGCCCTCGGGGCCTGGCAGGTCCAGGACGCGCAGCGGGGGCCCGAGTACGCCCAGATCACCAACGTCGAGACCCTGACCCGCACCGTGGAGACCCCGCGGGAGGTGTGCCGGGACGTGGTCGTGCAGCAGCAGGCGCCGACCCGCGATCCGCACAGCGTCGTCGGCACGGCGGCCGGTGCCATCGTCGGTGGCCTGCTGGGCAACCAGGTGGGCGGCGGCAGCGGCAAGAAGATTGCCACCGTGGCGGGCGCCATCGGCGGGGGCCTGGCGGGCCGTGAGGTGCAGCGTCGCGTCGAAGCCGGCCAGACGACCACCACCACCCAGCGGCAGTGCGAGACGGTGGTCGATACCCGTGAGGAGACCACGGGCTACGAGGTGACCTGGCGTCACGGCGAGGCGGTGCAGACCACCCGCCTGGATCACCGGCCCCAGGGCGACCGGGTGCTGCTCGAGGAGGGGCGGCCCCAGTGGGACGCCGTCGCCTCCCGGGAGACCTGA
- a CDS encoding methylenetetrahydrofolate reductase, whose protein sequence is MNNLCRATPPEERCRGCLALARPRYELLPLSTLAEAAHQLPPGAWVTVTCSPRHGIERTLEAAEWLAREGFCTVPHLAARLVRDHAHLEGITGRLAAAGIDEAFVVGGDAPRPAGDYADGLALLEALSRLPGRPARLGVPAYPEGHGQLEAGLLQRDLDAKARLADYAVTQMCFESAPLLDWLRRQRAGGLSLPVYAGIPGVIAHARLLSVALRIGLGPSTRALGRQRGLLGRLLRPAVYRPEALLHGLWPSLNDPGGFAGLHVYSFNQVGPSRAWLEALCARHCAGQAIVPVLSSSADSGAGIVKPAGRG, encoded by the coding sequence ATGAACAACCTGTGCCGTGCCACGCCCCCGGAGGAGCGGTGCCGGGGGTGCCTGGCCCTGGCCCGGCCGCGCTACGAGCTGCTGCCCCTGTCGACCCTGGCCGAGGCCGCCCACCAGCTCCCCCCCGGGGCCTGGGTCACGGTGACCTGCTCGCCGCGTCACGGCATCGAGCGGACCCTCGAGGCGGCGGAGTGGCTCGCCCGGGAGGGCTTCTGCACGGTGCCTCACCTCGCCGCCCGCCTGGTGCGCGACCACGCTCACCTGGAGGGGATCACGGGGCGTCTGGCGGCCGCCGGGATCGACGAGGCTTTCGTGGTGGGCGGCGATGCCCCCCGGCCGGCGGGCGACTATGCCGACGGCCTGGCGCTGCTCGAGGCCCTGTCACGGCTTCCCGGCCGGCCGGCGCGGCTCGGTGTGCCGGCCTATCCGGAAGGGCACGGGCAGCTCGAGGCCGGGCTGCTGCAGCGTGACCTCGATGCCAAGGCACGGCTCGCCGACTACGCGGTCACCCAGATGTGCTTCGAGTCGGCGCCGCTGCTCGACTGGTTGCGCCGTCAGCGCGCCGGGGGACTATCGCTGCCGGTCTATGCGGGGATTCCCGGCGTGATCGCCCATGCCCGGCTGCTCTCCGTGGCCCTGCGCATCGGCCTCGGACCCTCGACCCGGGCGCTGGGTCGCCAGCGGGGGCTGCTCGGGCGGCTGCTGCGCCCGGCCGTGTACCGCCCCGAGGCGCTGCTGCACGGGCTCTGGCCGTCGCTGAACGACCCCGGCGGGTTCGCCGGCCTTCACGTCTACTCCTTCAACCAGGTCGGCCCGAGCCGTGCCTGGCTGGAGGCGCTCTGTGCACGCCACTGCGCTGGCCAGGCGATCGTGCCTGTGCTGTCGTCGTCTGCCGACAGCGGGGCAGGGATTGTGAAACCTGCGGGGAGGGGCTGA